A portion of the Sphingobacterium spiritivorum genome contains these proteins:
- a CDS encoding oxygenase MpaB family protein, translated as MGGYESSAINKPLIYTGALKKGAVKRLTDTVTFWVNITRPGAFDADGEGFQNVILTRIIHSFSRVNILHSTDWDADKWGMPVNTWDLLATNLGFSLVFIVGLRRMGYAPTAQEVKGLFHFWKYIGYLIGIPLHLLPDTEEQAIEALYYWTMTQADGDEDSKSLALALKEEPVKAFFPPSPLGRMLMKEIHLYYNNFLLGKYSCKLLGLRNTVFGKIAYLNILKNKRQEKKIGLPGYRDRMIRKGSEEQDKVKQIYLKYNHG; from the coding sequence ATGGGTGGCTATGAATCTTCGGCTATTAACAAACCTCTTATCTATACCGGTGCACTCAAAAAAGGAGCTGTAAAGCGACTGACAGATACCGTGACATTCTGGGTCAATATTACCCGACCAGGCGCTTTTGATGCTGACGGAGAAGGTTTTCAAAATGTTATTCTTACCCGTATTATTCATTCTTTCTCCCGGGTCAACATTCTGCATTCTACTGACTGGGATGCGGACAAATGGGGAATGCCTGTCAACACATGGGATTTATTAGCGACCAATTTAGGGTTTTCGCTGGTCTTTATCGTTGGCTTACGCCGGATGGGGTATGCGCCCACAGCCCAGGAAGTGAAAGGATTATTTCACTTCTGGAAGTACATTGGCTACCTTATCGGCATTCCGCTTCATCTTTTGCCGGATACGGAAGAGCAAGCTATAGAAGCTCTTTATTATTGGACGATGACACAGGCTGACGGGGATGAAGATTCAAAATCCCTTGCTCTGGCACTGAAAGAAGAACCTGTAAAAGCTTTCTTTCCTCCCTCCCCTTTAGGGCGAATGCTGATGAAAGAAATACATCTTTACTACAATAACTTCTTACTTGGAAAGTACTCCTGCAAACTCCTTGGACTACGGAATACAGTATTCGGCAAGATAGCTTATCTCAATATCCTGAAAAACAAGAGACAGGAAAAGAAGATAGGCTTACCGGGCTACAGAGACCGGATGATCCGCAAAGGGAGTGAGGAGCAGGACAAAGTAAAGCAAATCTATCTGAAATATAATCACGGGTAG
- a CDS encoding transposase produces the protein MEIQVNELFFLVFAALAYVILQSLFILGVRIAAKGGTEVLPDGRDKDSEMILYPLFKYLTRVRKVKVYYGGEQWNILFGKLQQKLKDDTLINSGNGLICENSLAEPEERINQALKAIDDKISIETDDKGLIRCYKTDEEYVVNKYLRKPVIQCPICMASYWSVFGYWIPMFYFFGFQIWIVYFGVLNICAVSCVNWLLWMRGSAHEALIMKGK, from the coding sequence ATGGAGATACAAGTAAATGAACTTTTCTTTTTGGTATTTGCAGCATTAGCATATGTTATTCTGCAATCATTATTTATCCTTGGCGTACGTATAGCTGCAAAAGGAGGGACGGAAGTTCTTCCTGACGGAAGAGATAAAGACAGTGAAATGATCTTATATCCGTTGTTTAAATACCTGACCCGTGTACGAAAAGTAAAGGTATATTACGGTGGTGAACAATGGAATATACTGTTCGGTAAACTGCAACAAAAACTGAAAGACGATACATTGATAAATTCCGGTAATGGTCTGATCTGTGAAAACAGTTTAGCGGAGCCAGAGGAGAGGATCAACCAGGCGTTGAAAGCGATCGACGATAAGATCAGCATAGAAACGGATGATAAGGGACTGATCCGCTGCTACAAAACAGATGAAGAATATGTCGTGAATAAATATCTTCGTAAACCCGTAATCCAATGTCCGATCTGCATGGCATCCTATTGGAGTGTATTCGGATACTGGATCCCTATGTTTTACTTTTTCGGATTTCAGATCTGGATTGTATATTTTGGGGTTTTGAATATCTGTGCTGTATCCTGTGTCAATTGGTTATTGTGGATGCGCGGCAGTGCGCACGAAGCACTGATTATGAAAGGAAAATAG
- a CDS encoding AraC family transcriptional regulator: MEVIQKNKNADGKNFAAAHQLHNNSIDICEVCGSVKHTVFQNFLSIVPLEMIKSCQRNVPFHSTRKGFYSMILITKGSATETIGYKTYTFEAGTLFFIPENTLHKIQHWSPDIEGYHCSFDSEYFLLCLKNQIKLMEYPFFFPDNDPFVALHETEMAQLVPLFDKLKQEYTNRQNFNDDLLTRLYLNALLLEVGRMYIQQAAETVTHSRQEQLVSKFKRLVHAHFLTYRQVSDYADLLFVHPHYLNDMVRAITGQSASNFIYQHLLAEAKSHLVQSDDTIAQIAARLRFSDQSYFGRFFRKHAGVTPAQFRQQHIQAT, encoded by the coding sequence ATGGAGGTAATACAAAAAAATAAAAATGCTGATGGGAAGAACTTTGCTGCAGCACATCAATTGCATAATAACAGTATAGATATATGCGAAGTTTGCGGATCAGTAAAACATACCGTTTTCCAGAATTTTCTTTCCATTGTACCGCTGGAAATGATTAAATCCTGTCAGCGTAATGTTCCATTTCACAGCACAAGAAAAGGTTTTTACAGCATGATTCTGATTACTAAAGGCAGCGCTACCGAAACAATTGGATATAAAACCTATACTTTTGAAGCAGGAACGTTGTTTTTTATTCCCGAAAACACGCTGCATAAAATACAGCATTGGTCTCCGGATATTGAAGGATATCATTGCAGCTTTGATTCGGAATATTTTTTACTCTGCCTGAAAAATCAGATTAAACTCATGGAATATCCTTTTTTTTTTCCGGATAACGATCCTTTTGTGGCTCTTCATGAAACAGAAATGGCGCAACTTGTACCCTTGTTTGATAAGCTGAAACAGGAATACACAAACCGTCAAAACTTTAACGATGATCTGCTTACACGGCTTTATCTTAATGCACTTCTGCTGGAAGTAGGACGCATGTATATACAACAAGCTGCAGAAACAGTGACGCATTCGAGGCAGGAGCAGCTGGTCAGTAAATTCAAGCGGCTTGTACATGCTCATTTTTTAACCTACAGACAGGTATCCGATTATGCAGATCTGCTTTTTGTTCATCCACATTATCTTAATGATATGGTCAGAGCAATCACCGGACAGTCTGCAAGTAATTTTATCTATCAGCATTTACTGGCCGAAGCCAAATCGCATCTCGTACAATCCGATGATACCATTGCACAGATCGCTGCCCGTCTCCGTTTTTCAGATCAGTCTTATTTTGGTCGTTTTTTCAGAAAGCACGCTGGTGTCACTCCGGCACAGTTTCGGCAGCAGCATATACAAGCAACCTAA
- a CDS encoding S41 family peptidase, giving the protein MRISKFSIHFLFLFASLFHLPVQAQQSEIQSLVVSFLDTVENKSYMNNTVNWDSLRPVILEETKNITELSKLKPIFEKILKSLNDAHSSLFFDENVSGNESESNLFEKLAKTTDQEAGLPEKVFSSSLLEGNYGYIKLPDVFYEQRKYIDTIKQQIQTLDRLNPKAWIIDLTENNSGGSVFPMIWHLANLIDTDYTYSNIDNKGKEERVPTKLNNLSKKEQETLKLFDLQYEQNPAIAIKNNRVPIIVLTSGLTISASEFLVAHFKGQKNVRIVGQTTSGNTSSNYPYILGENFQINLTVAVLQDRTGKIYKIKEGIKPDIPLEIDLAQQLNLKEIKTYNEWLLAVKKAKSLYLNKAIEVIKSEKF; this is encoded by the coding sequence ATGCGTATTTCAAAATTCAGTATTCACTTTCTTTTTCTTTTTGCTTCGCTGTTTCACTTACCTGTCCAGGCACAACAATCAGAAATCCAGTCATTGGTTGTGTCGTTTTTAGATACTGTTGAAAACAAGTCCTATATGAACAATACAGTGAATTGGGATTCTCTACGGCCGGTAATATTAGAGGAAACAAAAAATATAACTGAATTAAGTAAATTAAAACCCATATTCGAAAAGATTCTAAAAAGTTTGAATGATGCACATTCATCACTGTTTTTTGATGAAAATGTTAGTGGTAACGAATCAGAATCAAACCTGTTTGAGAAGCTCGCTAAAACTACGGATCAAGAAGCCGGACTACCCGAAAAAGTCTTTTCAAGTAGTCTGTTGGAAGGAAATTATGGCTATATTAAACTTCCAGATGTTTTTTATGAGCAAAGGAAATACATTGATACTATAAAACAGCAAATTCAGACATTGGATCGATTGAACCCTAAGGCCTGGATAATTGATTTAACAGAAAATAATAGCGGTGGAAGTGTATTTCCGATGATCTGGCATCTTGCCAATTTAATCGATACCGATTATACCTATTCTAACATAGATAATAAAGGTAAAGAAGAGAGGGTTCCTACAAAACTAAATAATCTTTCAAAAAAAGAACAAGAAACACTTAAATTATTTGATCTCCAATATGAGCAAAATCCAGCCATTGCTATCAAGAATAATCGTGTTCCGATTATTGTTCTTACAAGTGGATTAACAATCAGTGCCTCGGAATTCCTGGTTGCTCATTTTAAGGGACAAAAGAACGTAAGAATTGTTGGTCAGACGACCTCAGGAAATACCTCATCAAACTACCCCTATATCCTTGGTGAAAATTTCCAGATAAATTTGACTGTTGCAGTCCTTCAGGACAGGACGGGCAAAATATATAAAATCAAAGAAGGAATAAAACCTGATATTCCTTTAGAAATTGACCTGGCCCAACAATTAAACCTAAAAGAAATCAAAACATATAACGAGTGGCTGCTGGCTGTAAAAAAAGCGAAATCCCTGTATCTGAATAAAGCAATTGAAGTGATAAAATCTGAAAAATTTTGA
- a CDS encoding thioredoxin family protein codes for MNKSIFYHAGCPVCVSAEQDIINLIGETNVEVVNIGEDRTRIPEAEKAGIQSVPALVTPNGNVLHINFGASLEDVKG; via the coding sequence ATGAACAAATCAATTTTTTATCATGCCGGCTGTCCGGTTTGTGTGAGTGCAGAACAAGACATCATTAATCTTATCGGTGAAACTAATGTTGAAGTTGTAAATATCGGAGAAGACAGAACCCGAATCCCGGAAGCCGAAAAAGCAGGCATTCAGTCCGTACCCGCGTTGGTGACACCTAACGGAAATGTTTTGCATATCAATTTCGGTGCATCTCTTGAAGATGTAAAAGGTTAA
- a CDS encoding site-specific integrase: protein METTKKSTFKVLFYLKKNAPKKNGKVTVMCRITVNGKQSAFSTKLDISATNWDLKYGRVLGKSREAQATNSKLDKIRSGIEECYSKILKNEGAVNSAKLKNAVLGMESGELTFFKFYDQFLSDYEKKVNSGLRVNGTRSKYKILLKHLRNFAFAKYGYSDVSFNDLTPDFVQDFDYYLRDDQSLTHNTIWLYMIGFTTLCRLAMSRKHLAFNPFSEYKNTKKDKDRGYLLRNELEQLVTFNCDKKKDELVKDLFVFSCFTGLSYSDMKGLRNSNIQDFFDGNQWIIVRRKKTATSSNVMLLDIPKMIIEKYAGLSKDGKVFPVPSNTVCNDSLKRISKQIECLKEKKVTFHLARHTFATLFLSEGVPLESLSKMLGHKNIATTQIYAKILNEKVGKDMQKVSHKFKGMEQSFVSQL, encoded by the coding sequence ATGGAAACGACAAAAAAATCAACGTTTAAGGTATTGTTTTACCTTAAAAAGAACGCCCCAAAGAAAAACGGAAAAGTTACTGTTATGTGCAGGATTACCGTAAACGGCAAACAGTCTGCATTCAGTACAAAGCTGGATATTTCCGCAACAAATTGGGATTTGAAGTACGGCAGGGTTTTAGGTAAAAGCCGAGAAGCCCAAGCCACGAACAGCAAACTTGACAAAATTCGTTCGGGTATTGAGGAATGCTATTCCAAAATCCTGAAGAACGAGGGGGCTGTAAACAGTGCTAAACTTAAAAATGCCGTTCTTGGTATGGAAAGCGGAGAACTGACCTTTTTCAAATTTTATGACCAGTTCCTATCCGACTATGAGAAAAAGGTTAATAGTGGACTTCGGGTAAATGGCACACGCAGTAAATACAAAATACTTTTGAAACATCTTCGAAATTTTGCCTTTGCAAAATACGGTTATTCCGATGTGTCTTTTAACGACCTTACTCCTGATTTTGTGCAGGACTTTGATTACTACCTTCGTGACGACCAAAGCCTAACACACAACACCATTTGGCTGTATATGATTGGGTTTACTACACTTTGCCGATTGGCAATGAGCAGAAAGCATCTTGCTTTTAATCCGTTCAGCGAGTACAAGAATACCAAAAAGGATAAAGACCGTGGTTATCTATTGCGTAATGAATTGGAACAGCTCGTAACGTTCAACTGTGATAAAAAGAAAGACGAATTGGTTAAGGATTTATTTGTTTTCAGTTGCTTTACAGGTCTTTCCTATTCAGATATGAAAGGGCTTAGAAACAGTAATATTCAAGACTTTTTTGATGGCAATCAGTGGATAATCGTACGCAGAAAGAAAACGGCAACATCATCCAATGTAATGCTGTTGGATATTCCAAAAATGATTATCGAAAAATATGCAGGACTGTCAAAGGACGGAAAGGTTTTTCCTGTCCCCTCAAATACGGTCTGCAATGACAGCTTGAAAAGAATATCCAAACAAATTGAGTGTCTTAAAGAGAAGAAAGTAACCTTTCATTTGGCACGCCATACCTTTGCCACACTATTTTTAAGTGAGGGTGTTCCATTGGAGAGTTTGAGTAAAATGTTGGGGCATAAAAACATTGCCACTACGCAGATTTACGCCAAAATACTCAACGAGAAAGTCGGAAAGGATATGCAAAAGGTATCGCATAAATTTAAAGGAATGGAACAGTCTTTTGTTTCTCAACTATGA
- a CDS encoding immunoglobulin-like domain-containing protein, giving the protein MKKLILLIISATLLLSCNQNKKEEEQSSKKEKVNDVEDKSVSLSIEPNVFKLSEIPDTIKVTIINNTNDTITTGLHYQIENYEKNEWKDISPKGIAFNDLGWRLKPTDTESFEKKLYKDQISYKVGKYRIVKYYLNSDYQKTRENNNVYGEFEIK; this is encoded by the coding sequence ATGAAAAAACTTATCCTACTTATAATTTCAGCAACACTTTTATTGAGTTGTAACCAAAATAAAAAGGAAGAAGAACAATCATCCAAAAAAGAAAAAGTAAATGATGTTGAGGATAAGTCTGTATCATTATCTATAGAGCCAAATGTTTTTAAACTTTCAGAAATCCCAGATACTATAAAGGTTACAATAATAAACAATACAAATGATACTATCACTACAGGGTTGCATTATCAGATTGAAAATTACGAGAAAAACGAATGGAAAGACATTTCGCCAAAGGGTATTGCGTTTAACGACCTTGGTTGGCGACTAAAACCAACCGATACAGAGAGTTTTGAAAAGAAATTATATAAAGACCAAATCAGTTATAAAGTAGGCAAATACAGAATTGTCAAATATTATCTGAACTCCGACTATCAAAAGACAAGGGAAAATAATAATGTTTACGGAGAGTTTGAGATTAAGTAG
- a CDS encoding helix-turn-helix domain-containing protein: MKQIGDSNEDMLALLEAVVGIKNELLYIREYFHPLLKGEIYLSGEQVCEMLHISKRTLQQYRDDGLIPFIKLERKILFRESDIVKVLEDNYQR, translated from the coding sequence ATGAAACAGATTGGAGATTCAAACGAAGATATGCTTGCCCTGCTCGAAGCTGTGGTAGGCATCAAAAATGAACTGTTGTATATCAGAGAATATTTCCACCCATTACTAAAAGGGGAAATCTATCTGTCAGGCGAACAGGTTTGCGAGATGTTACACATCAGCAAACGGACATTGCAACAATACAGGGATGACGGACTGATACCTTTTATCAAGCTCGAACGGAAAATCTTGTTTCGTGAAAGCGATATTGTCAAGGTATTGGAAGATAACTATCAGCGTTAG
- a CDS encoding helix-turn-helix domain-containing protein produces the protein MEITVLDIQILKALHREVKEVSLLIKKITTPYKALQQATKWLDQQEACQLLNISKRTLQTYRAKGILGATQINRKTYFRLSEVELLMQGERPLKKQKK, from the coding sequence ATGGAAATAACAGTTTTGGACATTCAGATTTTAAAAGCATTGCACAGAGAAGTAAAGGAAGTTTCTTTATTGATTAAGAAAATCACTACGCCTTACAAGGCATTGCAACAGGCAACGAAATGGCTCGACCAACAGGAAGCCTGCCAACTGCTCAATATCAGCAAAAGAACGTTGCAGACGTATAGGGCAAAAGGCATTCTTGGAGCAACGCAGATCAATCGGAAAACGTATTTCAGATTATCAGAAGTGGAGTTACTTATGCAGGGAGAGCGACCATTAAAAAAGCAAAAGAAATGA
- a CDS encoding DUF3781 domain-containing protein, whose translation MKVNKTEILNNICYTELVYGRINKKLRVDYSKSEIEKLIFNAISETAEKFIQKIGKNYYITNTYKNIRITINTYTHRVITVDRITK comes from the coding sequence ATGAAAGTCAATAAAACCGAAATATTAAATAATATCTGTTACACCGAACTTGTATATGGCAGAATAAATAAAAAGCTACGAGTAGACTATTCAAAATCTGAAATTGAAAAATTGATTTTTAATGCCATAAGCGAAACGGCAGAAAAATTCATTCAGAAAATCGGTAAAAATTATTATATAACAAACACTTACAAAAATATTAGGATTACAATCAACACATACACACACAGGGTTATCACTGTTGACAGAATTACAAAATAA
- a CDS encoding DUF6922 domain-containing protein, translating to MELREKNNDIPNLDRVFFWDFDIEAMDFKKAYKTIIARIIERGGQNEIDELVRFYGHSRVIKAIRDEIYFLPNYAIDRALRFFPELKKEEMYCYLNRKDKPYHWI from the coding sequence ATGGAATTAAGAGAAAAAAATAACGACATTCCAAATCTTGACCGAGTGTTTTTTTGGGATTTCGACATCGAAGCAATGGACTTTAAGAAAGCCTACAAGACTATTATAGCCCGTATCATAGAACGTGGCGGTCAAAATGAAATTGATGAGCTTGTCCGTTTCTATGGTCATAGCAGGGTTATCAAAGCAATCCGTGACGAAATTTACTTCTTACCCAACTATGCAATTGATAGGGCATTGAGGTTCTTCCCAGAACTTAAAAAGGAAGAAATGTACTGCTATCTGAACCGTAAGGACAAGCCTTACCATTGGATATAA
- a CDS encoding nucleotidyl transferase AbiEii/AbiGii toxin family protein, with protein MLHKETVSSEMWKLLHALMKDEMLKDFNLVGGTALSLQIGHRLSIDIDLFTTKGFDEQKLLKHLVTQYPRVLINDMFNNTILLDIDKIKVDILSHQYPWQKPIETKDGIRLASLEDIGAMKLHAIFQNGTRIKDFIDMHFLLEHHPLRTYLEAYQNKYGGNPAMATYALLYHKNIDHEAKVKLLKGKETDMEKINERLNKAVLNPSLKFGQIPDLPKKGRGFRR; from the coding sequence ATGCTACACAAAGAAACAGTCAGCAGTGAGATGTGGAAACTTCTCCATGCACTAATGAAAGATGAAATGCTGAAAGATTTTAACCTTGTAGGGGGAACTGCATTAAGTCTACAGATTGGTCACCGATTGAGTATTGATATTGACCTTTTTACAACCAAAGGCTTTGATGAACAGAAGCTATTAAAACATTTAGTCACTCAATATCCTCGGGTATTGATAAACGATATGTTTAATAATACAATCTTACTTGATATAGATAAGATTAAAGTTGATATTCTTTCGCATCAATATCCATGGCAAAAGCCAATTGAAACAAAAGATGGGATACGATTAGCATCCTTAGAGGACATAGGGGCAATGAAACTCCACGCCATATTCCAAAATGGTACACGGATTAAGGATTTTATAGATATGCATTTTCTATTAGAACACCATCCGCTTAGAACCTATTTAGAAGCATATCAAAATAAATATGGTGGTAATCCTGCAATGGCTACATACGCCTTATTGTATCACAAGAATATCGACCACGAAGCAAAAGTTAAGTTGTTAAAAGGTAAAGAGACCGATATGGAAAAAATTAATGAACGCTTAAACAAGGCGGTTCTTAATCCGTCTTTAAAATTTGGACAAATACCCGATCTGCCGAAAAAAGGTAGAGGCTTTAGGCGTTGA
- a CDS encoding DUF3408 domain-containing protein, with product MIHEENKNQQPEKESFSIENFLTDEKKEPEQEQNTLPHSDELTAIETGEKSVEPEDTKPIAGDTKRTVSKPKKLTKEDYCVTFFRIPKRNASKGKSVYVRQEHHETFNRLTNIMGIDKLTIYAYLDNIIEFHFQEFGELIKEIYNDKHKPLF from the coding sequence ATGATACACGAAGAAAACAAAAATCAGCAACCCGAAAAAGAGAGTTTTTCTATTGAAAATTTCCTAACTGATGAAAAGAAAGAACCTGAACAAGAGCAGAACACTTTACCGCATAGTGATGAGCTTACTGCAATTGAAACAGGCGAAAAATCTGTAGAACCAGAAGATACAAAACCGATTGCAGGCGATACCAAAAGAACCGTTTCAAAACCAAAGAAGCTGACGAAAGAGGATTATTGCGTAACGTTCTTTAGAATCCCTAAAAGAAATGCAAGCAAAGGCAAATCGGTCTATGTACGGCAGGAACATCACGAAACATTTAACAGGCTTACCAACATTATGGGAATTGACAAGCTGACAATTTATGCTTATCTGGATAATATTATCGAATTCCACTTTCAGGAGTTCGGAGAGCTGATTAAGGAAATCTATAACGATAAGCACAAGCCGTTGTTCTGA
- the mobA gene encoding conjugal transfer protein MobA — protein MEEKNRKQIRKTGRKPKIDPAVHRYSINLNAEDNAKFLALFDQSRMKALAHFITACIFQKTVKTVKMDMDAIEYHEKLTRFFSQFRSIGTNYNQIVKILYRNFSEKKAGTYLFRLEKETIELVQVTKEVIRLTQEFEKKYLNKE, from the coding sequence ATGGAAGAGAAAAACAGAAAACAGATTAGGAAAACAGGACGAAAACCAAAGATTGACCCTGCGGTTCATCGATATTCCATCAATTTGAATGCGGAGGATAATGCCAAATTTCTTGCCCTCTTTGACCAGTCAAGAATGAAAGCACTTGCTCATTTTATTACAGCCTGTATCTTTCAAAAGACGGTAAAGACCGTGAAAATGGATATGGATGCAATAGAATATCACGAAAAGTTGACGCGATTTTTTAGTCAGTTCCGATCAATCGGAACAAATTACAATCAGATTGTGAAGATATTGTACCGTAATTTTTCCGAGAAAAAAGCAGGAACTTACCTTTTTAGATTGGAAAAGGAAACCATCGAATTGGTACAAGTTACTAAAGAAGTTATCCGTTTGACACAGGAATTTGAAAAGAAATATCTGAATAAAGAGTGA